TTATGAAGTAACTCCGCAGCTGGGCCGATTGACTCAACTTTAGCCTGAACCTTAGTTCTCCTTTTTCCTCAATctctctctttccttttttactCTTTACCTTCTTTTCTCGGAGTGGCTAGAACTGTGGAGAGTTTTCTATCATTTTTGTTGGTATTTCATTGAAATAATTCTTTTCTACTCTCACTTTCTTGTTTTCTTCCTACATATTTTTATAAATCCTCCCTATTTAGAACTTCCTTTATACATACATTCGTATCCCCCTTCAATACTACATACACCTCCAATACTTTGATATAGAAAATATAATAATAGTTAAATGCATTATCCACTTAAAACGTGTAACAAATCAAATCTAGTATATCATTAAATAACATAGATATTTTTTTCAAATCTTAAAATGATAATTTTTTTCCTCCGAAAAATATAGATTTCCCCTTATACTTCGCTTAATTGTACAAGTCACTATAATTGAGCCTTCTACGCTTTTGCGGATGAAGACGAAAAGAAAGAGAATAGCAGGCAGTGCACCTTTGCCACCAGTAAACCTGCTGCGTACTCTCCCCCTCTTAATGAGAATTTGTCCTCAAAATCTTAGGAACCTTAACGAGTCATCGATGCTTCATGCTTCTGTCCATAAATACTTAAACAAAGAAATCATTCTTTTTCACAAAATTTTACTCCCTACAATACATGCACTCTGGGGGTACTTTATGAATTTAAACATTCTTAGCCCAAATGAGTTCATTAAATGTTCCATACTTCCACCCCAGGACAGTCTATTGCATAGTAGATGTTTCATTGCAGCCTCTGGATATGAAGTACAAAGAACGTGTCATcagttccatgaaatcttaatatttAAACTACATTTCAAGAAGATTTTAAACTACTCGTACATTGTTGACTTATTTCTCTCCATTAAAACCTAGCAATTTGTTTTGACTCCCCAAATCTGAATTTCTTCCCGTAGAGCCAACCTAAAGGGAAATGTTGCAGAAGCATGTGATCTTTTTGAATACTTCTATAAGCACAGAAATAGTTCGCATTATGTTTAAATTGAAGCAACTAATGCTTGAGTATAAGCAATGCTAAGTACATCCTAAAAGTGATGGCAAGTATGTACTGTATAACCTGTAAATTCCATGTACGAACCTGTATGCTAAATTCAAATACTGAATTAAGATCTCTCGCAAGCTAGAGCAACACTGAGATTCAGATAATGGTGACATGTTTCGTCAATAACTGGAAGAACAGTATTCCCTCCTAAAAAATTAGCTCTTAGCACCATTTAACAAGAGTTGATTATCAAAAATTAAATTATGCTTAAACATTATGTGACACCTTTGAATAAAATTTTGACAGAACTATAAGATGGCAATCACAAGGCATGATCATAACAGAACAAGAAAACCATGACCCTTCTACGAGAGGTACGACGGTACTGCACCATTGGAAGCTTATCATTTGCATATTGATTTTCACCTAGTTTTGCTCTATACTTCTGGTCTAATTCATCCTTTTGCACCTTAACCTGCTCAACTCCTTTACACACCAACTTGACCACTTATAAATATGAAATGTTCGGTCCCTGGTCCTATCAGAATCCATCACACAAAATTTCACTGTTGTTCCTTACCTAAAACAAGTCTAATATTAGTTCCTTAAATTCTCATGTCAAGTATAATCCAATAACCCTTATACTTAACTTTTAACTCGCAGTTCGATCATTATCCACTTATACACAATAGCCAACCCCGGAAATATTTAGCATTTAATATCAAACCTTATCTTAATGAACTCTTAAAAATGCTGAAACTATCTAACAGAGCAATCAATTTTTTCAGCTAAACACATACACTAATTATATATTGGGGGAAGCAACATCCTTGAACTCTTAAGCTGTTGTATCCTCATCTCCAGTGAATAGATACATTATAGTTATATAAAAAATCTAGACATTTGTTAACAATCAATAAATTTGCTCACTTCAATCTATCAAGGGACCATCAAAAGCTCCAAACACTTAATAATACAATCATCAGAGGTTTTATATCAATTATATAACAAAGAAAATCCATCTAAGTACATTAATTCTACCATTCCTAATGAAGCAGCTAACATTCACAATTCCAAAGAAAACATACCTGCGGCAAAAATAAGTAAAATTCACATAAACATTATACAAATTCATAAGAAAAATATAAAAAGCATCACAACTATCCAAAAAGAACAACCGCTTACCTCAAAATTTGCATCACCCAATCAATCCTCATCCCCACTCTCATCACTAAAATACGCAACCTTCTTCCGTTTCCCCATCTTCCCACTCCCCCTCTCCTCATCATTCCTCAACAACCTCTCATCCGCATCCGTATCCACAACCGACGCCCAATTCTCCTCCTCAAACACCCCCTCCTCATCATCATTCCCCTCACCATCCCCAATCCAATTCCCTTCTCGTTTCCCCTCGAACCGCCTCAATTTCTTGGGCTCAGGCCTTTCCCTCTTCCCCAAAACATTCTTATGACATTCATAACTCAAATGCCCATCTTCCCCACACTCATAACACCGACTCTTATCCTTATAAACCTTCTTCCGTATAAACTCCTTAGCCCGGCCATTATCCGTGGCAATCGAAGCACTCAAAGTCCGCTTATTCAACACTTTCCCATTCATCCCATTCACAGCACTAACAGCATCCTCTCTCgaaacaaacaaaacaaaaccaaccCCGCGACTTTGCCGAGTCTGCCTGTCTTTGAGAATTGTGACTTTTGCGACTTTTCCGAAGGTGGAGAAGATGGTGAAGAGGTCGGAGTTTGTGAGAGAGTAGTCGAGGTTGGAGATGTAGACGGTGGATTTTGATGGGGCTAAGCCTCCGCTACCGGTGGAACGGGAGGACTGGGGTGTGGAGGCGGTGGAGGGAGGTGGGGCGGCGGTGGAGTAGCGGTAGTAGAAGGTGTCGTCTTCTTCTTCGTCGGAGGTATGTTTCTTGATCACCATGGTTTGTATACTCGTCGGTAGGATTCCAAGGGTTTGAGTTGTCCACAAAATATCAAATCTTAACGGgtaaaatttttattaaaatcaacgaattttttttaaaatttatgaataattattaaTACTTTAACATCTGAAATAAATACACTCCTAAtttgttattttaaaatttaatttagtagaaattttaaaataaataaatctcaCGGTATATATTAAATCATGATAAGAAGGGTAAAAATTTCCAGAAAAATACTGgtcaaaaaattaaaataacCTTAATAAATATATGTTAACAAAAATGTCACTCTGTGCTTTATTTCATAATCAAACCGAGTTTTGTTACACTAACTAAGGCTCATCGACCTAGACGGAGGCCCAAAGAATCATTCAAACCTAGAATCGTAGGCGGAATTTTCCGATATTTAAAGCATTATAGAGGTCTGAAGTCATCGCTCGCTCATCGGTATAATCACATCATATGTGTGTGTAATATTTATGTTGTTCTGAATTAATGTGTTTCTGTATGTTGTATATTTATGTATGTATGTGACAATGATTATTGTGTTTTTTAATTATGTATTGATCGTGTAATTCTAAAGTTCCGATTTGAAATATATGTTTGATTGGCTGAATTTCGATAGGTTTTTGAGGGTTTTTTATTATGTTTTCCGGAGTTTTTTGATGAATTTAGGTTAATTACAGAATATGGATGAATTCAGGTGATTGTGTTGTTTTAAAATGTTGTAGAGATCATATGGATTTGGTTTTAGGCTAGGATTTTTCAGTGACTATTCTTATGAACACTCAGGGCAATGTTTTTGCGCAAATAGTTAGCTCGATTTAGTATCAGTTTATAAAGGAAAATGTTGATGATGCTTTTTGTTAATTGCAAAATCTCAAGGAACAGATTCAAACTTATGTATTTGACGATAAGCTTCTTAGAGGCATATTGGTCTTCTTGTTTTATTTATATGTATAAATCAATTTCGTGATATTAATGTATCTTGGCATAGGTGGTCAGAAATGTTATTTTAATATATgtgcttcttcttcttctatatataataagcCAACCAGGAATAAATTGAGCCAGAAAAATGCTTATAAAATGACAAATATGCCCCCAGCTAACTCTAAATTACATTAGTGCCGCCGTCTTTAAAACGAATTCCTGAGTTTGTTAAGTTCTGGTATCTCTTCCCTACTGAATCTGTTTAGACATATAAATGATAATCAGGGAGATATATTATTCAGTTAATCGGGTAAAATTATCAAGTGTTCtgtaattttttataatatatactcaATTCCCAGTTGTTTTGCATCTTTTTTTTAGCACAAATGGTTTATGCACTGATTCAAGTCCTGAAAATGGACACTGTCCAAATACTTATCTTTTGAGGAGTCAATTTATTCAGAATTGTGAGATCAGCCCATATAAAGTTGTACTTGCTGCTTTATATTACATTCATGTATGTTGATTTTGATCTAGTTTGCcaattatatttattttagacATTAGCTGAGATATCGATGCATAAGGGGATTTTCGCCGGACAAAGCCCCTTATCATATATGTAGAACCGAATTAAATTTCATTctttttctaatattttagatTATCATGTTGTTGGAAACTAATAATTCTTATTTTTTTATAAGTTGCAGAGATGATGAAGCTATTGATGATTTTTTTTGCGCTAGCTATGCACTAATCATATCCTGCAGAATTTAAGTACATTTGTCGTATTTTCCCGAAAAGTTTCTTTTCTTGATGTGTGTATAAAAATATTTTCTTTGGATAGAGAAATTTGGTACCAATTTGTCAATATATATGTTGTGCTTGATTCAAAAAAATTTAGGGCTTGTGTTATGCTCCAAAGTTCAGAATTGGGAAGGGGATAAAGATGAAGGTATAGTTAAAGACTTTTCTTTTCATAATTAATATGATTAAATAAAATTCTTACTAGTCACTAGCTACTACATTCCTGGTCGTAGACTCCTATAATCATATTCTCCTTGCAAGAAATGAAATTGTATATGTTAATATTAAACTTGTTTTGCACTTGTCGTTGCCCAAGAACAAagatgctctgataccacttttagGACATGTCCATGCCTGCTCTTTATATATAGATGTAAAGAAACGAATTCTTTTATCGATAAACACATGCACACATAACTAGGTGGTATTCGCGAGAGCACCCACTCTTCACAAACACACTTAAGTCAATCTTATTTCTTCATGCCTTAAACATATAAGTTGCTTCCCTCTTTATAACCCCAACCTCAACTCACAATCCCTAGATTAAAGTCGGAATATTACAATTCGCACCAAATCCTCCCTTTCAAATCCATAACTGGTGCATACACTAATTATTCATATTTGTAACTGATTTAATATTTATACTATTTATTATGTATCCTAACATTATTTGCCACCCAAACttgaactttcttcatgtttttggatgcaagtgttatattctaaggAATAAAGCTGACCAACATGGAAAGTTCgatgcaaaagctgatgaaggtatctttgttggatatgctattggaaaagcatatagagtctaaatctgagaaccaacatttttatggaatctgtacatgttgtgtttgatgataaaatggttgaaggactgaaagatgaaggtttccatgaaagcctcaaatttgacaatgttgagatgtattgtgatgatagtgatgatgaaagtggtCTAGAATGAAtagaaaaagaatattcaaactTGTCATCGAATGAAGCAACAGTAGTTGACGCACATAGTGCTTCatctgttgaaagacaaagtgcaacATCCGTGAAAGACAAAATGttgcatccattgaaagacaaagggcagcatccgttgaaagacaaagtgcatcatccgttgagagacagAATACAACATCCATTGATGGTCATTCTTTAATAGGCGCTTGAGGTCATATTAGATCACTTCTTGACAGAACTCATTCTTCAAATCAAATATGCACCAACTCAGGGGGAGTATCATCTAGTCAacactcagtcacacatcaaaacaccaatgaggccacttcatctagagcaaatctaccacctcaaagaaaatggactaagaattatccatttgaactgatcattggtgatgtaacatctagagtgcaaacaaggagagcaactcaagaacagtagctttctatcacagaaagaaccaaagaaggtagaagaggctctaatggatccagattgggttttagctatgtaggaagagctaaacctttgaaagaaataaagtgtggaagctggtacccaaacctaaaaaCAAGAATTCTGTTGATACTAAATGgatatttagaaacaagatggatgaaaatggcatagtcataaggaacaaagctagattggttgcaaaaggatactctcagcAGGAggaaatagattttgatgagatattttctccaattgcaagacttgaagctatcaaaatctttctagcctatacaACCCATGCAAGTTTCAAAGTCTGTCAAATGGATATAAAAAGTGCCTTTTAAATGGGGAATtgaaggaggaagtctatgttagccAACCTCCAGCTTTGGAATATCCCAACTTTCCAGGGTATGTATACTATCTAgtgaaagcactttatggattgaagcaagcacctagagcatggtatgacactttgtcaaaattccttttagaaaatcacttcactagaggtaccaTTGACAACACTTTTTTATTTAGAAATGAAAATGGCTCTACTATACTTGTgcaaatctatgtagatgatataatatttggctctacagacaataaactttgcaaaaagtttgccaaattgatgcaaagcaaATATGAAATGAACATAATgtgagaactaacttattttcttggtttacaagttaagcaagttagggatggaatattcattagtcaaactaaatatatttatgatcttttaaagaagtttgatttaatggattacacatctacaaaaactcccatggccactgccactaaacttgaattgaatacaactgaaaagtctggggacatttcaagttatagaggtatggttggctcacttttatatttgacatctagtaggccagatataatattttttcaatgtctttgtgctagattccaagctgatcttagggaacctcatttaatagttattaagaagattttcagatatctcaaggggacaacaaaacttggcatttggaaCCCAGatattctggttttgatctaattggctattcagatgcagattatgcaggttgcaagaTTGACAGAAAAGTACAATAGGgacatgtcaatttctaggaaataagctagtgtcctggtttaataagaaacaaaactcagtttctacctctacagctgaggctgaatacattacTGCTGGcagctgttgtgcatagattctatggatgagaaatcaattgttggattatggtctacatgtggacaaaATTTCAATCTTCTGTAACAATACAAGTGCTATTACCATTACTAAAAATCTTGTGCAGCATTTAAGTataaagcacattgacatcaaatatcacttcataagggatcatgttatgaatggtactgtggaacttcattttgttccaagtgagtaGCAACTTGTaaacatctttaccaagccacttgatgaatcaacttttactaggttggtaagtgagttaggtatgctaaactATTCTTAATTTACTATTATTGATGTCAATGCAATTTGAAATACAGCcagaaataaatttgattttcttgatCAAGTCATGAAAAggtaaaattttggctaagtcagaattaCTCTTTCAACAGAtaaggattatccgttgaaagtcaaagaTATTTCTGGTTACATTGTCCCTCAACATATAATGATGTATTTGACATCCGTTGATCAATCATAACTGTTGATTCTAAAACATCATCTGTTGAAATATACTTACAGTCGTGTATGTATAGGTTGATGGACAGTTATAGAATTTCTACCAtttactttatttttaaacgatATTTTTGGCATAAATCATtggatatttatatttatttttaatcattTGTATGTTTTAATTtgggaaagtataaaagccaATTTCATTTTCAGAtctcacttttatctttctctaatttttcaaaataaattttactctctttcttcccAAAACCCTCTTTCTCTCTATAACTGCGAACTTAACAAAAACGGCACTAGttgtgaagattatgtctcagacagGATTCGtgtatgagaagaacaatttcgttGCTCTAGTGGACATGAGTGTTGCTCATGAaaactatcacaaaatgatggaatTTATTAGCAACTGCAAACTCAAGTACTGAATGCTCGAGTCACCAGTCAtatattgtgaagttgttgaagagatgtggaccttTGTTGTCTTTGATTCAAAATACATGACCATTGCCTCTCAAAGGTAACATTTACTGCATAAATTCCGATGAGGTCCAATCTTGTTTTAAATTATCTGAAAATAACACAATTACTCCACACACTGATACTGATGTTATTAACATGCTTAAGTCTATGGGTTATGCTTTAGACACTGCTAGTCTAGgtagtattaaaagaaaaggacttaggaaagaatgaagttatTTGTGTGATGCATTTATCAAGGTGATTtttggtaaaatcagtaattttgatgaTATCACCTCTGCactgcttaacatgctttatatgcttttTTCTGATAgatactttaattttagcaactatgtcatgctagagaTAGGGTATAAATTATTGGATATTCAAAAGAGGCTTAGGAATGTGtttatgctagattctttatgatgttggCTAACCATGTTTCTAAGGACCTGAAAATTGAGAACCCAAATAATAAATTAGATTTTTGGGTTCAAGAGAAGAGGGTTCTTGCAGACCTTATCAGGAACAGCCTAAACAGTGAGGTGCCTCTCAATTATCTTTCTATCTttgaggcacctcaggtaagtcaGGTAACCACCTCTGTCTCTATCTCTTCCCAACCTCAAATTTCGTTGCCTTCAATAGTGACTATAGAGTTTGTGATAGTGACCAAACAGATTACTACCCAGCCACTAAACCAAAagtttccaaatccaaatcaaagaaacacatctctagtgtctctcaaaagaaactagttgtaAAAACCACTAAAGCACATGAGGGGAGTGTTCAGGGTGGTGAGaaaggtgagggaaggggtgaaaatcaaagaagcacCAATGATAAGGAGGGTGAGGTCAGTGTAACCCAAGCTAGCCATACTAGAGTCTCTCAAAAGACTATAGTGCTACAAAAGGAAattagcacatccctagttgcatcctcccaaaaggatgtgactattgaaataagctcccaaccaggagcacataaCAAAAGTGGTAGGGACACTAAAAACTTAGCTCAAACCTAtatatgaaagaagaaatataaaACCATGGGGGAGTTACAGGGTGCACACACAATGTAAACCCAAGTCCCAGACTTGGTATCTGCACCATCTCAAAGccaggttgatgtggctccagtaaatgtggagtcacagtcCCACTCTTTAACAATTGAAACACCTCGAACACATAACTCTCCAACTATCTCTCTAGATGTGGACATGATTTCTATATCAATTCCTGATTTTCAATCTCTTAAACTCTTGGAGGAGCTTCATACTCAAACAAGTGATCATCAtctaattgatgatttgttggatcacttgcTAATTCTTTCTCAAACTATTGAGGTGTTTGTGCACCAAAATTTGAAATCAATCTCCAGAGACTCCGTAATAGTTTCAACTTCTATTTCTCTTATTTCTTCTTCATCAACGGATATCcatcatccgttgataagtgATTGTCCTTCAACGTATATGCTTCACAATAGTTATCTGTTGATAGTCACAACTACACCTTCAACTGCTATTTCACAACAGTTGATAGTATCTGCACAAACACTTGATATTTCAAAATctattacaagtgcagatgacttggTAATTGttcaatcacttctaggattgagggatgagagtgaactgagtgagagtctAGGTTCTCCCAGGCAAAATGAGAGGATGAGAGTTCATTAATGCACACTATTTATTTTAGtgtggcaaaagtgagtgagaggagttccaccttagtaggtgaaggtgagggtgtaaggatagtgagccagggggagcacctgatgcaagaatatagagaaaatgagagaaaagcaagTACATGAGGAATAAGGGTGGCAACCATTGCAATTGAGTCAATGGATGTCagtgatgctgaaaaggaaaggcTATATCAACAACATCATAAAGCTTTTATAGACTtcatttccttggatgctgagatatttactcatcctgttataGTATATCAAACCCTGGCAgttcagggcaatgaggaggcagaaatAACATTGAATTTAGTACATATACCATTGAATCAATGCAAAGGCCCAAATATGCAATGTTTAAACTGCATCCGACAACTGATATGGATTCTGACTTTAGAGCTGATGATGATGAGTTTGATGAAGAGTTTGGTGAAGATGCTGGCTAGGACATAGGGGGGATGCAGGCCCTAGTTCCTCAATTGATACTCCCGATTGGATGTTAAGCAAAGAATGCAGCCCTCATCATTTCAACTCCACACTTTTTAAGCTCATCAATCAAACTAAACAGCTTTACCAACTACTTCCAATGCTGGTACAAGTTCTCTTTTGCAAGCCAATCTAGAGTCTCTGCAACTTCATAAAATTCAACAACTCAAATAGGCTCTAGATTTGGATGATCTAAAACTCTCTATTGATGAAGTAAAAAAGGAAATGAACAccaagctagattggaagcttCCTGAAGCCACCATGAGAGAGCTAGAACAAAGGCTCATGAAGGAAAGTGACCTATCAAGAAAAGTTGAGGCCTTAGGTACAAGAATGTCTAATGTTGAAGATTCCTTGGTTAAGATACTTCAAGGTCAAGAAACCCAAACTCAGTTGCTCCAACaactggtggttgcacaaactTCAACCTCTACacctctacttgatgataacaaaaaggagGAGAAGGATGTGCATGTACAAGTCACTAAGGTAATAGTTCCATCTATTACTTTGCCAAAGACACCAGTAAACGGAGAATTAGACAGCATAGACTTGATCAATCTAGCTGTAGCTGAGTTAAAGCTGAAAGAACAAAAAAAGAAGATTGATCAAAGAATTGCTCAAGTATTTGGCTCAACTGCAAAACCATCAAAAGTTATGAAGCATATCACACAGTTGAAGCCTCTTACTTTAGATGAATTGAAGCCGGGAAAAGGTGCAAAGGGAGAAACATCAATTACAAATGAACTCAAGCCTACTTTGGTGCTCAAGCCTAAACCTTCAAATTTTAGGTTTACAAGCAAACACCCAATGGAGCTAGATTATTCACCTCCCAGGCCTGATAAGTAGAAACTCATGGGCAAATCAATTGATAGCTACAAGACAACCAAAGATGCAATGTTGAGAAAGAGGATGGCCAGAATTTACAGACATGGAAAACTGGTCTATATAATGAGTGGGCATCCCAAGTTTTTAAAAGCTAAGCACGAAGAAGATTTGAGATTAAAGACAAAGCCAAAGAAAAAATAGGCTGCTAAGAAAGCTcaaaagaagattgagaagcttgtTATTGCAACTGAAAAGAAATTGGATAATGAATAagaagagaagcctgagtggaaAACAGGCAAAAGAGTAAAGGTGAGAGCTAAGAGGCcaaataaaattttagaaaagaGTGAGCCATCTCAATCTATTCTTTCAACTCAACCAACTGTTCCCATTATGGAAACAACTGAAATTAAGGTAAATCCCGGGGTAAACTTTCATAGTGAACCAATAGTgcccaaggatgaacctatatATTAGGagagtttaccaattcctgatttGAACATCCATTTGCCAACCAAGAAGAGAACTCCAAGAAGGAAGAACAAGCCAACCCTACCTCCAACAAAACCATCTCAAAACCATAGAAGCCTACTATCAATAAATATGATCAAatct
This genomic interval from Apium graveolens cultivar Ventura chromosome 8, ASM990537v1, whole genome shotgun sequence contains the following:
- the LOC141678229 gene encoding U11/U12 small nuclear ribonucleoprotein 31 kDa protein — translated: MVIKKHTSDEEEDDTFYYRYSTAAPPPSTASTPQSSRSTGSGGLAPSKSTVYISNLDYSLTNSDLFTIFSTFGKVAKVTILKDRQTRQSRGVGFVLFVSREDAVSAVNGMNGKVLNKRTLSASIATDNGRAKEFIRKKVYKDKSRCYECGEDGHLSYECHKNVLGKRERPEPKKLRRFEGKREGNWIGDGEGNDDEEGVFEEENWASVVDTDADERLLRNDEERGSGKMGKRKKVAYFSDESGDED